In a single window of the Paracoccus alcaliphilus genome:
- a CDS encoding AbrB family transcriptional regulator — protein MTSSATILPRLGTLALALAGAIVFSVAGLPLPFLFGPMCFCLVAALGGARLKGMGQVSVGARTILGVAIGASITPEVINQIPQMAMSVALIPLYVGLIGVIGVPFFRWLGFDPVTSYYAAMPGGLQDMVIFGEEAGADTRALSLIHATRVAVIVTLAPMILTWLYDAPPTGAIGAPVLDLPPAQLVLMAAAALIGWKGGERIGLFGASILGPMIVTAVLSLAGIIQFRPPAEAIMAAQLLIGIGIGVNYVGVTLLELRSFVLAGLAFVLILAVLAAGFTEFVTLTGLAPPVEGFLAFAPGGQAEMTVLALVVGADMGFVILHHLTRIVLVITGAPVAARLMKLRKSPR, from the coding sequence ATGACGTCATCCGCCACCATCCTGCCGCGTCTGGGAACGCTGGCCCTTGCGCTGGCCGGGGCGATCGTGTTTTCGGTCGCCGGTCTGCCGCTGCCCTTCCTGTTCGGGCCGATGTGCTTTTGTCTGGTTGCCGCACTTGGTGGCGCAAGGCTGAAGGGGATGGGGCAGGTCTCGGTCGGTGCGCGCACCATTCTGGGGGTCGCCATCGGGGCCTCGATCACGCCCGAAGTGATCAACCAGATCCCGCAGATGGCGATGAGCGTGGCGCTGATTCCGCTTTATGTGGGGCTGATCGGGGTGATCGGGGTGCCGTTCTTCCGCTGGCTGGGTTTCGATCCGGTGACCTCGTATTATGCCGCGATGCCCGGCGGATTGCAGGACATGGTGATCTTTGGCGAAGAGGCCGGGGCCGATACGCGCGCGCTGTCGCTGATCCATGCGACGCGGGTGGCGGTGATCGTCACGCTGGCGCCGATGATCCTGACATGGCTTTACGACGCGCCCCCCACCGGCGCCATCGGCGCCCCGGTGCTGGATCTGCCACCGGCGCAACTGGTGCTGATGGCGGCGGCGGCCCTGATCGGCTGGAAGGGAGGAGAGCGGATCGGGCTGTTCGGTGCCTCTATCCTTGGGCCGATGATCGTGACGGCGGTGCTGTCGTTGGCCGGTATCATCCAGTTCCGTCCCCCGGCCGAGGCGATCATGGCGGCGCAACTGCTGATCGGCATCGGTATCGGGGTGAATTATGTCGGCGTCACCCTGCTGGAACTGCGCAGTTTCGTGCTGGCCGGGCTGGCCTTCGTGCTGATCCTTGCGGTGCTGGCAGCGGGCTTTACCGAATTCGTGACGCTGACCGGGCTGGCCCCGCCGGTCGAGGGCTTTCTGGCCTTCGCACCGGGCGGGCAGGCGGAAATGACGGTGCTGGCGCTGGTGGTCGGGGCCGATATGGGCTTCGTGATCCTGCACCACCTGACCCGGATCGTGCTGGTCATTACCGGCGCCCCGGTTGCGGCAAGGTTGATGAAACTGCGCAAATCACCAAGATGA
- the tcuA gene encoding FAD-dependent tricarballylate dehydrogenase TcuA, with the protein MSHRTPPDTYDIAVVGGGNAALCAAITAAEAGARVVILEGAPEPYRGGNSRHTRNFRCMHRGPMSVLTDAYGEDEYFDDLMLVTKGKTDEHLARMAIRTSEECLPWMESHGVQFQPSLSGTLSLSRTNAFFLGGGKALVNAYYNTAEDLGVEVHYDAQVTHVHRDGQKITHLEAEIAGQPQVVRAKAFVLASGGFQADIDWLARAWGPAARNFLIRGTPYNRGVVLRDMLDQGADSVGDPTQCHAVAIDGRAPKYDGGIVTRLDCVPFSIVVNKDGERFYNEGEDVWPKRYAIWGRLVAAQPDQVGFALIDAKSIDLFMPSVFPPIKADSIPELAQKMGLDPERVAATVAEFNAACRPGTFHPTELDGMATEGLQINKTNWARPLDTPPFYGYQLRPGVTFTYLGLKVSDQAQVQSPEGPIRNLWAAGEIMAGSILGQGYLAGFGMTIGTVFGRIAGKEAAAHVA; encoded by the coding sequence ATGAGCCACCGAACACCCCCCGACACATATGACATCGCTGTCGTCGGTGGCGGCAACGCCGCGCTTTGCGCCGCGATCACCGCTGCCGAGGCGGGGGCGCGGGTGGTCATTCTGGAAGGCGCGCCCGAACCCTATCGCGGCGGCAATTCGCGTCATACCCGCAATTTCCGCTGCATGCATCGGGGGCCGATGTCGGTGCTGACCGATGCCTATGGCGAGGACGAATATTTCGACGACCTGATGCTGGTCACAAAGGGCAAGACCGACGAACACCTGGCCCGCATGGCAATCCGCACATCGGAAGAATGCCTGCCGTGGATGGAATCGCATGGGGTGCAGTTTCAGCCTTCGCTGTCGGGCACGCTGTCGCTGTCGCGCACCAACGCGTTTTTCCTTGGCGGCGGCAAGGCGCTGGTCAACGCCTATTACAACACCGCCGAGGATCTGGGCGTCGAGGTCCATTACGATGCGCAGGTAACCCATGTCCATCGCGACGGGCAGAAGATCACCCATCTGGAGGCAGAGATCGCGGGCCAGCCGCAGGTGGTGCGGGCAAAGGCCTTCGTTCTGGCCTCGGGCGGGTTTCAGGCCGATATCGACTGGCTGGCCCGCGCATGGGGTCCGGCGGCGCGGAATTTCCTGATACGCGGCACGCCCTATAATCGCGGCGTGGTGCTGCGCGACATGCTGGATCAGGGCGCCGACAGCGTGGGCGACCCGACGCAATGCCACGCGGTCGCCATCGACGGGCGCGCGCCTAAATATGACGGCGGCATCGTCACCCGGCTGGACTGCGTGCCGTTTTCCATCGTGGTGAACAAGGATGGCGAGCGTTTCTATAACGAGGGCGAGGATGTCTGGCCCAAGCGCTATGCGATCTGGGGGCGACTGGTCGCGGCCCAGCCCGATCAGGTCGGCTTTGCGCTGATCGACGCGAAGTCCATCGACCTGTTCATGCCCTCGGTCTTTCCGCCGATCAAGGCCGACAGCATTCCCGAACTGGCGCAGAAGATGGGGCTGGACCCCGAACGGGTGGCGGCGACCGTGGCCGAATTCAACGCCGCCTGCCGCCCCGGCACCTTTCACCCGACCGAACTGGACGGGATGGCGACCGAGGGATTGCAGATCAACAAGACCAACTGGGCGCGACCATTGGATACGCCGCCCTTCTATGGCTATCAGCTGCGGCCCGGCGTGACCTTCACCTATCTGGGATTGAAGGTGTCCGATCAGGCGCAGGTCCAGTCCCCCGAAGGCCCAATCCGCAATCTGTGGGCCGCGGGCGAGATCATGGCCGGTTCAATCCTGGGCCAAGGCTATCTGGCCGGTTTCGGCATGACCATCGGAACCGTCTTCGGACGCATCGCAGGCAAGGAGGCCGCCGCCCATGTCGCTTGA
- a CDS encoding tripartite tricarboxylate transporter permease, translating into MIIDAIFSALDTVLTLQHFKYLLVGVLVGLVVGILPGLGGIVGMSLLLPFVYGMEPSSAMAMLIGILPVLAIADTFASVLMGIPGSSASQATILDGFPLAKKGQAARALSAAFTASLFGGLFGALVLTVAVLLARPLILSFGAAELFMLTIFGLSMVGVLSGQSLAKGLAACAAGLALGAVGAAPATGEYRMEFGSLYLMNGLPLVIVGLALFAIPEIGDLLRKNSSIASGATGLGQGWAQGIRDTWVYRWLTLRLAGLGAILGMIPGLGGSVVDWIAYGHVIQTSKDRSQFGKGDIRGVIAVESTTSSKEGGGLVPTLLFGIPGSGSMAIFLAGMVLIGLQPGPAMVSTNLDVTYTIVWSLAVANVMGTALCIVLAPSVARITTIRYPLIAPFMIMVISFAAFQPNRSLYDLVTLLVLGVVGILLRRFGWPRPAFLIGFVLSTQGERYLYQALQFSGWSFFTRPIVLIIAGIIILSVWLSIRSTKGEGGKIQTEGSGTVSDDHPIWPQYAFTLGLVALFAFAIYDTIGLTTLGKIFPMGIAIAGLVACAFVLVPQLRGNRQSGAVFDAEEQNRQDEDGPVSLLGYIGWLAAFVATIALVGYFLAVLILFFAFLRIVARAGWLQIALLTAAAAGILMALVGALNMVMPEGLLQRHFYDYLFWPLI; encoded by the coding sequence ATGATCATAGACGCAATATTCTCGGCACTCGACACGGTGCTGACACTACAACACTTCAAGTACCTGCTGGTCGGAGTCCTGGTCGGCCTGGTGGTCGGCATCCTGCCGGGGCTGGGCGGAATCGTGGGCATGTCGCTTCTGCTGCCCTTCGTTTACGGCATGGAGCCAAGCTCGGCCATGGCCATGCTGATCGGCATCCTGCCGGTTCTGGCAATCGCGGATACCTTTGCATCGGTGCTGATGGGGATTCCGGGTTCATCGGCCTCGCAGGCGACCATTCTTGACGGCTTTCCGCTGGCCAAGAAGGGTCAGGCGGCGCGGGCGCTCAGCGCGGCCTTCACGGCGTCGCTTTTCGGCGGTCTGTTCGGCGCATTGGTGCTGACGGTTGCCGTGCTTCTGGCGCGACCGCTGATCCTGTCCTTCGGCGCGGCCGAGTTGTTCATGCTGACGATATTCGGCCTGTCGATGGTCGGCGTCCTGTCCGGGCAGAGCCTTGCCAAGGGCCTTGCGGCCTGCGCCGCCGGGCTTGCGCTTGGCGCGGTCGGCGCGGCCCCGGCAACGGGCGAATACCGGATGGAGTTCGGCTCGCTCTACCTGATGAACGGCCTGCCGCTGGTGATCGTCGGCCTGGCGCTGTTCGCCATCCCCGAGATCGGCGACCTGCTGCGCAAGAACAGCTCGATCGCCAGCGGCGCCACCGGCCTCGGCCAAGGCTGGGCTCAGGGGATCAGGGATACCTGGGTATATCGCTGGCTGACGCTGCGTCTGGCGGGTCTGGGCGCGATTCTGGGCATGATCCCGGGCCTTGGCGGATCGGTCGTGGACTGGATCGCCTATGGCCATGTCATCCAGACCTCGAAGGACCGCAGCCAGTTCGGCAAGGGCGACATCCGCGGCGTGATCGCGGTGGAATCGACCACCTCGTCGAAAGAGGGCGGCGGCCTTGTCCCGACCCTGCTGTTCGGGATTCCGGGCTCGGGCTCGATGGCGATCTTCCTGGCGGGCATGGTGCTGATCGGGCTGCAACCCGGACCGGCGATGGTCAGCACCAACCTCGACGTGACCTATACGATCGTCTGGTCGCTGGCGGTCGCCAACGTGATGGGGACCGCGCTTTGCATCGTGCTTGCGCCGTCGGTCGCCCGGATCACCACGATCCGCTATCCCCTGATCGCGCCCTTCATGATCATGGTGATCTCGTTCGCCGCCTTCCAGCCGAACCGCTCGCTCTATGACCTGGTGACGCTGCTGGTGCTGGGGGTCGTCGGCATCCTGCTGCGCCGCTTCGGCTGGCCGCGCCCGGCCTTTCTGATCGGCTTCGTGCTGTCCACGCAGGGCGAACGCTATCTGTATCAGGCGCTGCAATTCTCGGGCTGGAGCTTTTTCACCCGTCCGATCGTCCTGATCATCGCGGGAATCATCATCCTGTCGGTCTGGCTCAGCATCCGCTCGACCAAGGGCGAGGGCGGCAAGATCCAGACCGAGGGCAGCGGCACCGTTTCCGACGACCACCCGATCTGGCCGCAATACGCCTTCACCCTGGGGCTGGTGGCGCTTTTCGCCTTCGCCATCTACGATACCATCGGCCTGACGACGCTTGGCAAGATCTTCCCGATGGGCATCGCTATCGCGGGGCTTGTCGCCTGCGCCTTCGTGCTGGTGCCGCAGCTTCGGGGCAACCGTCAGAGCGGCGCCGTTTTCGACGCCGAAGAGCAGAACCGCCAGGACGAGGACGGGCCGGTTTCGCTGCTGGGCTATATAGGCTGGCTTGCGGCCTTCGTCGCGACGATCGCGCTGGTGGGCTATTTCCTTGCGGTGCTGATCCTTTTCTTCGCCTTCCTGCGCATCGTCGCCAGGGCGGGCTGGCTTCAGATCGCGCTGCTTACGGCCGCTGCCGCAGGGATCCTGATGGCATTGGTCGGGGCGCTCAATATGGTGATGCCCGAGGGCCTGTTGCAGCGGCACTTCTACGACTATCTGTTCTGGCCGCTGATCTGA
- a CDS encoding GntR family transcriptional regulator, which produces MSDDPDTPQGQTAYRQILSEIQQGRLLPGARLRETELAERLGISRTPVREAIRQLEADGLVTHLPRQGASVRGLEYGEVIELYEMRAVLEGTAARLAARMALPVEIEELVALNAQLAAAPVGTPAQEANRQFHRTLIDAARNRYLLKTVSALQKTLLILGPTTLAEPERQEGAVSEHAEVIAALSARDGDAAELAMKRHVEAALKARIRGMRNRDIPLEEAE; this is translated from the coding sequence ATGAGCGACGATCCGGACACACCGCAGGGCCAGACCGCCTATCGGCAGATCCTGTCAGAGATCCAGCAGGGCCGCCTTCTGCCCGGCGCGCGGCTGCGCGAAACCGAACTGGCCGAGCGTCTGGGCATCAGCCGCACCCCCGTACGCGAGGCGATTCGCCAGCTTGAGGCCGACGGGCTGGTCACCCATCTGCCGCGTCAGGGGGCCTCGGTGCGCGGGCTGGAATATGGCGAGGTGATCGAGCTTTATGAGATGCGGGCGGTACTGGAGGGCACGGCGGCCCGCCTTGCCGCGCGGATGGCCCTGCCCGTCGAGATCGAAGAACTTGTGGCGCTGAACGCCCAGCTGGCTGCGGCCCCGGTCGGGACGCCCGCGCAAGAGGCCAACCGCCAGTTTCACCGCACGCTGATCGACGCCGCGCGCAACCGGTATCTGCTGAAAACGGTCAGCGCCCTGCAAAAGACGCTGCTGATTCTTGGCCCGACCACACTGGCCGAACCCGAGCGGCAAGAGGGCGCGGTGTCCGAACATGCCGAAGTGATCGCGGCGCTGTCCGCGCGTGATGGCGACGCCGCAGAACTGGCGATGAAACGCCATGTCGAGGCCGCGCTGAAGGCCCGCATCCGGGGCATGCGCAACCGCGACATCCCATTGGAGGAAGCCGAATGA
- the tcuB gene encoding tricarballylate utilization 4Fe-4S protein TcuB: MSLDFAPTQPLTATEEARRQIEICNACRYCEGFCSVFPAMTRQKAFADGDLTHLANLCHNCRGCYYACQYIPPHEFALNIPAALAEVRTESWERLARPQALARAFQEKGVAMAGLLVASLAVFFWVLAAFRPESGDGFYAHLAHNAMVAIFLPAFIAPLVLIGLSLRDYWRETGSGRIRFADLLKAGDMAGRMKNLNGGHGDGCNFENGDRFSQKRRIHHQLVMWGFLLCFAATSAGTIMHYVFSWPAPYPFWAPPKLLGVPGGIMMVIGTIGLALMKLKADPELGAKRVWGGEMAFILLLGVVAASGLALYAATGSALVGPLLALHLASVLTLFLLMPFSKMVHGFFRFTALVAEAGKNRT; the protein is encoded by the coding sequence ATGTCGCTTGATTTCGCCCCCACCCAGCCGCTGACCGCAACCGAAGAGGCCCGCCGTCAGATCGAGATCTGCAACGCCTGCCGTTACTGCGAGGGGTTCTGCTCGGTCTTTCCGGCGATGACCCGTCAGAAGGCATTCGCCGATGGCGACCTGACCCATCTGGCCAATCTGTGTCACAACTGCCGGGGCTGCTATTACGCCTGCCAATACATCCCGCCGCATGAATTCGCGCTGAACATCCCCGCCGCTCTGGCCGAGGTGCGCACCGAAAGCTGGGAACGGCTGGCCCGTCCGCAGGCGCTGGCCCGCGCCTTTCAGGAAAAGGGTGTGGCCATGGCCGGGCTGCTGGTCGCCTCGCTGGCGGTGTTCTTCTGGGTGCTGGCTGCGTTCCGCCCCGAAAGCGGCGACGGTTTCTATGCCCATCTGGCCCATAACGCGATGGTGGCGATCTTCCTGCCCGCCTTCATCGCGCCGCTGGTGCTGATCGGGCTGTCCCTGCGCGACTATTGGCGCGAGACCGGCAGCGGGCGCATTCGGTTCGCGGACCTGCTGAAGGCGGGCGACATGGCGGGGCGGATGAAGAACCTCAACGGCGGGCATGGCGACGGCTGCAATTTCGAGAACGGCGACCGCTTCAGCCAGAAGCGCCGCATCCATCACCAGCTGGTCATGTGGGGCTTCCTGCTGTGCTTTGCCGCCACCAGCGCCGGCACGATCATGCATTACGTCTTTTCATGGCCCGCGCCCTATCCGTTCTGGGCGCCGCCGAAACTGCTGGGCGTTCCGGGCGGGATCATGATGGTGATCGGAACGATCGGGCTGGCGCTGATGAAGCTGAAGGCCGACCCGGAACTGGGCGCTAAACGGGTCTGGGGCGGCGAGATGGCCTTCATCCTGCTGCTGGGCGTGGTGGCCGCGTCGGGTCTGGCGCTTTACGCCGCGACCGGATCTGCGCTGGTCGGCCCGCTGCTGGCGCTGCATCTGGCCTCGGTGCTGACGCTGTTTCTGCTGATGCCGTTTTCCAAGATGGTGCACGGCTTTTTCCGCTTTACCGCGCTGGTGGCCGAGGCAGGCAAGAACAGAACCTGA
- a CDS encoding 4-oxalomesaconate tautomerase, whose amino-acid sequence MARQYAIPCILMRGGTSKGPYFRTTDLPADPGARDRVLLAVMGSPDARQIDGIGGADTLTSKVAMVQPSSREGVDVDYLFAQVSVTEAVVDTAPSCGNILAGVGPFAIERGMVPATGTETRVIIYNVNTDSRIEALVTTDGDGVDYDGDTAIAGVPGTAAAVRLNFMDIVGSKTSGLLPSGHIREEIDGVEVTLIDVAVPMMILRAADLGKTGYETPAELDADRDFFARLEAMRLEAGRRMGLGDVTGKVIPKVAILAAPKDGGHIAARYFVPHKAHAAFAVTGALCVSTVAMLEGSVSDGLAIRPEGEDREILIEHPSGQIDVALRTSGQGAGLQVLSAGAIRTARKLFTGEVFVPADTI is encoded by the coding sequence ATGGCAAGGCAATATGCCATCCCCTGCATCCTGATGCGTGGCGGCACGTCCAAGGGCCCTTATTTCCGCACAACCGACCTGCCCGCCGATCCCGGGGCGCGCGACCGCGTGTTGCTGGCCGTGATGGGTTCGCCCGATGCGCGGCAGATCGACGGGATCGGGGGCGCCGATACGCTGACCTCGAAAGTGGCGATGGTGCAGCCTTCCTCGCGCGAGGGGGTGGATGTGGATTACCTGTTCGCGCAGGTTTCGGTCACCGAAGCCGTGGTCGATACCGCACCATCCTGCGGCAATATCCTTGCAGGTGTCGGCCCCTTTGCCATCGAACGCGGCATGGTCCCGGCGACGGGAACCGAGACGCGGGTCATCATCTATAACGTCAATACCGACAGCCGGATCGAGGCGCTGGTGACGACGGATGGCGATGGCGTCGATTACGACGGCGACACCGCCATCGCGGGCGTACCCGGCACCGCCGCCGCCGTGCGGCTGAACTTCATGGATATCGTGGGGTCCAAGACCAGCGGGCTGCTGCCAAGCGGCCATATCCGCGAAGAGATCGACGGTGTCGAGGTGACGCTGATCGACGTGGCCGTGCCGATGATGATCCTGCGCGCCGCCGATCTGGGCAAGACCGGCTATGAGACTCCGGCCGAGCTGGACGCCGACCGCGACTTCTTCGCCCGGCTGGAGGCGATGCGGCTCGAGGCCGGTCGCCGCATGGGGCTGGGCGACGTGACCGGCAAGGTGATCCCGAAGGTGGCGATCCTTGCCGCGCCGAAGGATGGTGGCCATATCGCCGCGCGCTATTTCGTGCCGCACAAGGCTCATGCCGCCTTTGCCGTGACCGGCGCGCTGTGCGTCTCGACCGTGGCGATGCTGGAGGGATCGGTCTCGGACGGGCTGGCGATCCGGCCCGAGGGCGAGGACCGCGAAATCCTGATCGAGCATCCCTCGGGCCAGATCGACGTGGCGCTGCGCACCTCGGGGCAGGGGGCAGGGTTGCAGGTGCTGAGTGCAGGCGCGATCCGCACCGCCCGCAAATTGTTCACCGGAGAGGTGTTTGTTCCCGCCGACACGATCTGA
- a CDS encoding D-2-hydroxyacid dehydrogenase family protein, which yields MTLRIAVLDDYAGIARDYADWPGEDRIEVFRDTISDPDALVARLLPHNVICVMRERTPLPATILERLPNLRLIVTSGARNLSIDTAAAARLGITVCGTESRGSATAELTMTLMLALSRRIVPEANSASAGGWQTGMGRDLSGLTLGIVGYGRIGAMVARLARVFGMRILAWSRSLTPEKAAALDVDHAASLTELMAGADIVSVHLVLSEETRGLIGAAEFAAMRPGALFLNTSRGPVIQVPALLDGLRNGRPAGAALDVHDIEPLPQDAPQIDRDLIDSGRLLLTPHLGYVSEQTFRLFYTQMAEDIAAWKAGAPIRVIGAGAQSTPKA from the coding sequence ATGACATTAAGGATTGCGGTCCTTGACGATTATGCGGGGATCGCCCGCGACTATGCCGACTGGCCCGGCGAAGACCGGATCGAGGTCTTTCGCGACACCATTTCCGACCCCGATGCGCTGGTTGCCCGGCTGCTGCCCCATAATGTGATCTGCGTGATGCGAGAGCGCACGCCCCTGCCGGCCACGATCCTTGAACGCCTGCCGAATCTGCGGCTGATCGTGACCTCGGGCGCGCGCAACCTGTCGATCGACACGGCGGCTGCGGCGCGGCTGGGGATCACGGTCTGCGGCACCGAATCGCGTGGCAGCGCGACGGCAGAGCTGACCATGACGCTGATGCTGGCCCTGTCGCGGCGGATCGTGCCCGAAGCCAACTCGGCCAGCGCAGGGGGCTGGCAGACCGGCATGGGGCGCGATCTTTCCGGGCTGACGCTGGGGATCGTCGGCTATGGCCGGATCGGTGCGATGGTGGCCCGGCTGGCGCGGGTTTTCGGCATGCGGATCCTTGCATGGTCGCGCAGCCTGACGCCGGAAAAGGCCGCCGCGCTGGATGTTGACCACGCCGCCAGCCTGACCGAACTGATGGCGGGGGCGGATATCGTCTCGGTGCATCTGGTGCTGTCAGAAGAGACGCGGGGGCTGATCGGGGCTGCCGAATTCGCGGCGATGCGTCCGGGGGCGCTGTTTCTGAACACCTCGCGCGGGCCGGTGATCCAGGTGCCCGCGCTGCTGGACGGGCTGAGAAACGGACGGCCTGCCGGGGCGGCGCTGGATGTGCATGATATCGAACCCCTGCCGCAGGACGCGCCCCAGATCGACCGCGACCTGATCGATTCGGGCCGGCTGCTGCTGACCCCGCATCTGGGCTATGTCAGCGAACAGACCTTCCGGCTGTTCTATACCCAGATGGCCGAGGATATCGCGGCATGGAAGGCGGGCGCACCGATCCGTGTGATCGGGGCAGGGGCGCAATCTACTCCGAAAGCTTGA